A section of the Leptospira kobayashii genome encodes:
- a CDS encoding AraC family transcriptional regulator, whose amino-acid sequence MSHLVAHRKLKIFNLEDMGASPNEDFSICIFENPSAENFKWTALSTHNFSTLIFITKGEAKIEIDSRIYMITEQNLFYLPPYLPHRCEWNKITQGVSIRFHESFLFGSGKVGSFYKYPTFFRTKTPVILNIKDCPSIQNSFHFLKEEWSLGSKLEKAIIRNFTELILLFAGRCNVLPFEELPTKVNRIVYDFISLLQGSQGEIRSVQYYASKLGVTPGHLNDTIKEVTGRSASDFIKENVTREARRLLEYTDARISDVATQLNFQDSAYFTRFFKKEIGITPSEFRQKQNP is encoded by the coding sequence ATGAGTCATTTGGTGGCACATCGTAAACTTAAGATATTTAATTTAGAGGATATGGGTGCGTCACCGAACGAAGATTTTTCAATTTGTATTTTTGAAAATCCGTCTGCAGAAAATTTCAAATGGACTGCCTTAAGCACTCATAACTTTTCCACTTTGATTTTTATTACAAAGGGAGAGGCAAAGATTGAAATAGATTCGCGTATTTATATGATTACGGAACAAAATTTATTTTACCTGCCTCCTTATCTTCCTCATAGATGCGAGTGGAATAAAATTACACAAGGAGTGTCTATCAGGTTTCACGAATCTTTTTTATTCGGCTCGGGGAAGGTAGGTTCTTTTTACAAATATCCTACCTTTTTCAGAACAAAGACTCCGGTAATCTTAAATATCAAAGATTGTCCTTCCATTCAAAATAGTTTTCATTTTCTGAAAGAAGAATGGAGTTTGGGGTCAAAGCTGGAGAAGGCTATTATCAGAAATTTCACGGAACTGATATTATTATTCGCCGGTCGTTGCAATGTATTGCCGTTCGAGGAGTTACCGACTAAGGTGAATCGAATCGTTTACGATTTCATTTCTCTTTTGCAGGGCTCTCAAGGTGAGATTCGTTCCGTGCAATATTATGCATCGAAACTAGGTGTAACTCCGGGACATTTAAATGACACAATTAAGGAAGTAACCGGTCGTTCCGCTTCGGATTTTATAAAGGAAAATGTAACCAGGGAAGCACGTAGGTTATTAGAATATACGGATGCTAGAATTTCGGATGTTGCCACACAATTAAACTTTCAGGATTCTGCTTATT